A window of Cydia strobilella chromosome 22, ilCydStro3.1, whole genome shotgun sequence genomic DNA:
GCAAAAAAACCTTACATTATTtcggaaaagagctgatactcttcaattcaaactgctggatcgatttctatcaaacgCTCAGAACCACCGCAAGctaggaaactcgctttcacgtgaAACAaatcgcatcgaaatcggtctatCCATTGGAGAGCtatgatgccacagacagacagattcagacagacattggcgtcaaagaTATAACACCCTGgtgcggccgctctaggcgtcGGATGGctaggggggcgccaaaatggcaaatgagaaaaaaaaaataagttttaaaagacgcgagtgtgacgcgggcccaaaaatacggttcgttttgcgtttgggtaaaaagcttcaacgaagggcgccaaaacccgatttcgctctaccctgatcaaggactcgggccggcactgatcCCTCTTTTTGCAGGGTCTTGAAAATAACCACAATGGTTGTCGACTTACGGAAAAGCTCAGGAAAATTAACTAGCCACTACTTGGCAAATAAGTTAGTTTTTGTTGTCATTCCTAGTGTAATATATATTCCTAATAAATTCCTTGGGGTAGTCCCCAATGGCTGGAAGGAACCACTTCTTGAACGCCAAACTATCTTACCCCTCTATTTTCTTACCTATAACGTCGGATAAAGAAacgtatataaataattaacctatatacgtcccactgctgggcacaggcctcctctcatgcgcaagagtttgggctatagtccccacgctagcccaatgcgggttggggacttcacatacacctttgaatttcttcgcggatgtatgcaggtttcctcacgattttttccttcaccgaaaagctagtggtaaatatcaaataatattccgtacataaattccgaaaaacacaTTGGTACGAGACAGGTTTTGAACCCGCCTCCGGAGTCGAAAGTCaaatccactcggccaccatcgcttcaaaactaaaaataacctAATGAAGttaattacaattacttacctattagcaaataataaaaataaaatactcacGCGCTTCCATTGGcaccaaacaaaacaaaaacagataaaaaaactttgtcattttgaaaacacttaaaattaattttaataaaatatattaatttttatccTAACAACGTCACCGTCGGGACTACGACTAGACTGGGTCCTGTGACATTTCTACTCCAATTATAAATCATTCCATGTATTTAAACAAAGATTATTATCTGTAGATTGGACAACCGTTGGGCATTGATATTGCGCACCCCATAACCTGATACTTTCACTTTTACTTTtcttttcaaacatagacagagagaatcatactttctttgtcttacactagtactaacactcAAAAGAagaggatgagtatagttttatcatttctcatgctctgaaagagggtaattgttgttctaaaaggtgtgcagaaaatcatacgtttctgcactagaccatattacgttccaagtacgattcttttaattttcttacgATAAGCAAtcgaaatttgggtttaaatggatttgttatacaatttccattctgatatttgactccccattccataaataacgataattttgcctgaattgttatttgaaagtactctcaagaaatactataaaaacttaTACGGAGTcatgtttttacaaaaaacatacattttactttcctcgtattcgaaatgaaaagtagaatgtttaactcgggtgaaaggcatcatgtCACCCTCAGACCCACCTCAGAACTACCTCTgctgaaatgagtgcctttcatcccttggttaacaatctactatttttgttcttatttactgacaatttggtttgaccaactatagttagaAATTATGAACGGGATACGGTAAAACTAATGCCCACGtaaattcttgggattggttgccaagcggaccccaggctcccatgagccgtggcaaaatgccgggacaacgcgagaaagatgatgatggcattcaattttttcaaattttttattctttcaggatcaataatacaaacaaatactcacacgattacaataaagaatattgaccaggttcgattcccggttatgtatgagagtttaaaaaaaagtttgaatgtcattattattaaatctaaaatcggcgccatggttcctaagaacagatttcgctatctctcatagtttctaacgtctccctactgacccattagGATTGATCACCCTATACATTTTTACCTTGCGCTCACTGTACCCATGTTTACTgcacacaaatagaaaaagcCTCACCGAGTCTTCGTGCTTGTAGGCACAATGCTTGCCCCAACAATCACTCCACAACAATttctcttttgttttttttttgccaggATGCGCACACACAGCTATCGCACGGAAACCAACCATTTACTCCAAAAAGGCCTAATTACACTTAAGCGGCCATAAACATTTACCCAATTTGTCACCTTATCTGGTTGTAATAGAGTACaattttgtatacatatttatgactcCGAATTATTATACGTCAATTTGATCTGGTACGGTAGCGATATTCTACTGAATGCTATCAGTTGGTATTTACGGAGATTATAAAGAATTTTGATAATTAGTTATCGAAACCGCCCCTAACGATATGTGAATCACTCGTTATAGTGAGAAAGTGGGATTTTGgggaatattttatttatttgtttattaggatcaccaacagaagatacaatttacatactagtattaacttacaaaaagggcacattttttattgatcccccacttacaggcaatcacagcatgcattattatattaatttaaacattaagtcaacagtaacacctagaaaaagacttagtatacattacaaaaatctagaataagtatataatactaattaacaagacacctaatagttaatattaacaataactaaGGTAAGTTAGCCGATTTCAATTTGGTAGTTGCTTAGTTTGTAAGTATGAAGTTTTTACCCTTACATTACATCATAATTGAACCATTATACAAATACCTCTTGAAtaactctatctattaaaaaaaccgcatcaaaatccgttgcgcagTTTTAAAGaactaagcatacatagggacagacagacagcaggaagtgactttgttttatactatgtagtgatgtagtATATAGGTACTCATTACTCTCAGAGAGTACCTAGTACGATTTTTAATAGATCTTTAAAAGGGTTTAAGTGTTTGTCTTTCGGAATTACCCGAATACACCATATGTGTTTTTAAGGTCACTACAATTGAATTAGAGCCAACACATGCAAGACAtgcaagagaacaatctcacacctgaggatgccgaagaccgggcaaagttGAGAAGATTGAGCAAGTAAGTCAGCTACGACTACACGGGCTGAATTGTTGTCTGATCATACTATAGGGGGCAAATATAATGTTTGTATATTATTAGGTCatgctgaacaacttttactatgggcctAATCACGAAGTGTCGAAAAAGTGTTTGGCTGTCCCAGGCAAAACATCGTCACTTGATTCGCCGAAATtatgaaactatatttttttgtttactgtATTGGGCTCCTAGTAAAAGtttttcagtatgacctacatttACCTCTCATAGCATGGACAAACATGATAAAATCAGCCTAAGTGCTCAGAGGAATAGGTAcgattagagttagaccaagaaaagtctgcagcgattttgagaGCATGATTCGCAGTGcaattaagtgttattttaaacgtcaaacttctatgaaattatgaagtacgtataaataacacttgcaatgcgtgggctatcaaaatcgctgcagatttttcttggtctaactctaactgtATCctcgttattatcaataaataaataaaaaataaataaaaatgttttaagggTTAGATGCCCTTCTACCGTGATCGCTTTTCCCAGTTGATAGCTATAAAAGGCACCGATGtagtgtatacataattattgtatTGAGTGTATTGTAATAAGtactttattattaaactagcgacccgccccggcttcgcacgggtgcaatgctgacgtattatacatataaaccttcctcttgaatcactctatctattaaaaaaacccgcatcaaaatccgttgcgtagttttaaagatctaagcatacatagggacagacagacagcaggaagcgactttgttttatactatgtagtgatgataatATACTGAAACGAGGTTTAacttttacctccgacgtttcgattGCAATGCAACATTGAACTTGGGTAAGGTCAAGACTCCGaagcaaagaatataatactcatcCGAAGGGTCAGAGTGGTCAGAGGATGGGCGCGGGATATGTCCACGACAGATtttataaagcgaggtttagagtatcaagaacttgcatgcaattttcattacattgcggtatctgataaacattttgaatgcagtttaccttagtagtcagcaatgtaacgtaaattgcatgcaagttcttgctagtctaaacctcgctgaAGAGGGTAATAATACACAATTTTGGTTTCatataatttaagtttatttagcaAAAAAAGACAGGAAAAGAAGGGAACGGTAGTTTTgtattgaaaaatttaaatacgcCTCTGCCCTTGGCTTAAAATacttggcttaaaggactcgcatccaggccataaatgttaaaaaaaaaaaaaaaaaaaaaattggcttaaaatactcgcatccaggccataattgtttaaaaaactgCCTGACACTTAAAGGAGTACATTTAAAAACTACAACTTATCACTTACTCATCAAGTCAACCTTcttatattaaatgtattaaaaccTGTATATCTGCattaattaaaatcatattaaacaaataaataaaaactaattaatatgTTTGATAACTAAGTACAGTACAGTGTAATAAaggtaaaaattattattttgaattaatCCGAAATACTAGTTTGGAAGTTTCTGAACGTTACGTTATTATTTGCAGCCTCAGTTTGCAGCAATGCTCGTTTGTTtcggttttgttatttttaatatttatcgaaagaaacaaaagcaaatcatataattaaaataaataaagattatgGATTAAAACTTTACAATGTCTGACATTTGCAGACTCTGTTTATCATTTTCTAGTGATAATATGCGGCCTTTGACTGATTGTGATGGTATTGTGTATAACAGCATAAATTTTAAGATCCATGTAAGTTTGTATTTCCGACTAATTTACGTGTTatctttaatataattaacattgGTTAAGGCATGTAACTATTTTCGCTTTAACTTAATTCACTAGTTTAGTATTATGCCATGAAATTCTATATTTAAGTAATGTAAGTATAATAACTGTGTATAATTGTCTGTCTGTTTAATAACTGtgtatttaatattgaattttACAGATTCCCCTAAACAATATATTACCAACTCATATATGCACCGTATGTGTTAATAAGCTGAccgaatttaataatttttgctTGCAAGcacaaaaaaaccaggaaaatcTGCTTAAGGAACTAAAGAAAGGAAAATATTCTTTAGACAAATTTtatgaacatataaaaaatcaaatcaaacaAGAAAAAGAAGCCATAGATAGTGTAAAAGAAAATGAAGTTAATTCAGTACAAATTAAAACTGAAGATCTGAATTCAGATTGTGATGCTCATTTTGATTCCGACGATGATGTACCACTTTTAAAAACAAGAGATAGCAATATTGAAGACACACTGAATACAAATGTTACTAAAACTGAAATAGAAATTTCAGAGACAACTGTTTCTGCAAAAATTTTTAGTTGCAAATGTCTTACATGTTTTGAAACATTTATTAGtcaaaataaattgttaaatcatTACAATAGTGTACATAAAGTCAAATCGGAAACTAAAGGAAATCAGTATACACAAATTGATAATgatcaaaaaatattatacaaatgtaataaatgtgataaaaCCTATGATAATGTAAGATCGGTAAATAAACATGCAAAAATACATTGCGATGAAAATTTCCATTGTAAAGTTTGTGGtgagtacctatagtttacatttatGGGGTTCCACTTTGCACATTGTTTATACAATAATGTGGCTAGTTATGGCTGTCTAAAAGAAATATTTCGGCATTACTTTGATAAAATCTTGTATCTCACAGAAAAGGCAGGCAGTAACTCTGTATGCATCCCATATATAGATACCACATTATTTTCcttttgattgacagaacaTGATACAAGTTTTTTCAAAAGTATTGccgattttaattaaatatttcctTAACATTGCTTACCTTCTGCTAAACATTGCCTCTGCTGCGATGCCAAGATTCCCTCTTACATTATTAGGAATAAGATATAGATAGCTGTTGTGTAGAGAATATAGTTGTGTTGTTCTCAAGAACATTATCAATTTACTATGGGGAATATTCTCGAGCGAGtacatttcccatacaaaagggAAAATATTCTCGacaacggcacaactctagtagATAATCACTGTTTATCATACCAGCAATGCTGGCATGAtagaataattaatataattatgttatgttatgtttatgttatgtttatttttgttcttttgaTCACTACAGGAAGGACATATAAAACGGTATCAGAAATCATAAGACATGGCAGAGCTCACAATGGCATGAAAATGTCTTGCTCGTTGGGATGTGGCTTCGCTACAGTGTACTCCGGAGCTCTTAAGAGTCATGAGCGAAGGCACAGAGAGGAATTcaaggtaaatttaatgttctgCTGCTACTGTGCTGTAAATATAGTAACCATAATCATGATATTcatgatttcgacccatgccaccgtgaccagatagccgagcggttcaggcacctgtccggtaaacgggggcgctggttcgattccagctctggacactggaggcttaggtcattttttcctttgtatatgacatttatttcagtttatagtttaaatagttgaAAAAAGTTCTTAGAATATTCATGATGTTGACCATGTGGCATGTAGGCATCTGTCAATTGCTTTCATGGATGGCACCAGCATAGGTTTACCTCTCTAGTATTGATCtatctatgagatttggctcaaagaatttaacaatatttgtagaactgacaggtaaaacctatgctggcgccacctgtaaaatatatttcatttatactAGGGTCCACCTAGTCGTGATAcgaaaattttcaattttggcTCTTGCGTCGTTAGTAAAGGGATAAAAAATGCAGAAAAGGTATCAGATATTTGTCATTTTGAACTGAACAGAAACCTACTAGAAGAAGAATACGGGTTTTGAGGAGTAATGGATTTTATAAGTCAAGCCTTACAAAAAGTTTCTTTGTAAACCCTTGAAGAGTATATACTATAATAcagaaaaacttatttttctgtCTTAATTTTTGCATCATGAAtcaataaaaaatcattatccagtaaaaacattgttataaaataatgttttatgtaGTACAAATGTGAGACCTGTGGAAAGAGCTTCCAAGTGAAGACCTGGTATGAACAGCATCAGAACACACACACCGGGGCTAAACCATACACCTGCGATATGTGCGGCATGGCGTTTCATATGGACAGGTATGTAGAAAATGTGACAAAATTAAAGTCTTTCAGTATAAATGTGAGGCCTGTAGAAAGAGCTTCCAAGTGAAGACCTGTaaccttaccacgactgccttaacagtatcaaactgacatatttgatgacgtctgcgtaacttactttctgtacatctcgctcacactaatatgcgagtacaagCGAggtgcatagaaagtaagtttcACACACagtagcgaatatgtcagtgtcaaactggtggtagccgtactgctATGAACAGCATTAGAACATACACACTGGGGTTAAACCATATACCTGCGATAGCTGCGGCATGGCGTTTCATTCGGACAGAACCTAAGAATTTAGTAGTACCTTCTgtataataactattaaatttaaaaaaaaaacctctacgCTATAATccaaaaatatcaattttaagCCAAAAATGCCtaacatcattttggaaaagagctaaTATTAGGTACTCTTCAAACtgttggatcgatttctatcaaacatagctaagaaccactgcaaggaaactcgctttctCGTAAAAAAACGGTCCATCCGTTGGAGACCTACGATgccagagacagacagacagacattggcgtcaaacatatatcACCCCTCTTATTTGCGTCGGGGGTTAATAAGGGTAATTTAAGGGAGATTTTACAAATGAAACGAAATTTACAATGATTTCCTATATAACAGGTACCTGAAGGCGCATTGCAGTGCCGTACATCCTGGAGCGTCCTCAAAGAAACGTTACGTGTGCGTACACTGCTCCGAGCCTTGCGGAACTATGAAGGCACTTACGAGGCATTTGAAGGTATTAAAACACTCTGGACGtggcaaaaaaaatgttaaaagagCAACAGACGGATAAACTGACCTTTTGAGACTCTTAGGGTTCCTTGGTTACTACGAAATCTTATAAAGTGGTAGCATACCTCTCAGTTAAGTCGTATTTCTTTATTAAGGTATGTAATAAAGTTATTGTTAtgatagtttatttatattttgtttacatttattgcCTGAATATTTTAAACTAACTTTAATGAGTTACCGAGAGTTAAATCACTCATTTTCGGGCGCTGAGACGTCTTATGCGTTAACCACCATTACTAGTGTCGTGACGAGTGACAACGGTTTTATTAGATAGTGAGAATTCTGTATGTAGGACTTTTTCATATCATCTGATTACTACTTATTTCAGGAGCATGGAATAACATCCAGTGTACTGTGCGATCTGTGTGGTAAAACATTATCCAGCTCAGAGCAACTCGCCATCCACAGGAGGCTACACACAGGCGTAAAACCATATTCCTGCAGGTCtgtctattttatttacttttaatttagttGCCATTATAATTACTTGTTAATCATTGTTACGTTCATAATAGTAAGTTGTGAAACGTCGTGTTGCGCGCGCTTAAGCGAAGCACCCAAATCGCCACACAAAATgagccgcctcgcgaggaaaaAGCCGCGCAAAGCAGCTCGGTCGGTGACATGCCTCGCCCGAGGCAATGGGGCCGTGGCACATCTACACAGACCaagctgcttcgcgcggcaatttcgtTCTGTGTGTACTCGCCTAATCAATATTCGTACAATATTACCGGCCTCAAAATGATCTTAATTCTAAATAACAATACCGGTTCCAGCTTCTGTTGCTGCCCGTAGCAAATAATTTGTAACTGTCTTCTTTTAAggattatttgtgccattttcaaccaaaaaggtatttattgtcggttgtcaataaggctatttccatataactcCAATTCCAAATTAACATTTAttaccttaatttttttttaccttaaatttttttaacaagcagaaacgtctgcgaacgatgcttttaagcttagaataaatttaaaagtggaaaaattactgccttgggtgagacttgaactcacggcctctggatcgatactccagcgctctgccaactgagccacgaagacctcatccatagtcagcgaATCTTTTCACCATATGAGTCTAGGGGACCTAGCGACATCTGCCGTAAGAACGTAACACTATTACCTTATTGAGTACCAATAAAGCTGCCTGGAGATGTCGCACAACTAAAAATAGCACTTAGCAATTAGcactgtttttttatatatatatatatatatatatatatagaaacagtcttataaaacatgtaggtaaataagctgacagctagaatttcttacaatgtagacctatagtttcctgtatgtaagcattttttttaataaacttaatactatGAAATGCTATCTGACAACAACtgtgaaattaacaaataatgagataacttaacctaactttcatactaatttaataaagaataactTTCttcttattgtattgtatatccTCAACCTTATTTCAGCATATGCCACAAAGCATTCGCAAAGCGCTCCAATCTAAAACTACACCACATCACGCACAGCGGGGAGCGCGCGCACGCTTGCACAGCGTGCGGCAAGCGCTACAGCCAGCGTAGCACGCTGCACAGACACATGCATAGGTaccaaacataaaataatatatttttatagtttttttttttttatacacggtgcccatgaggaaagggaaaaaatttaacagcgtattcccaaagatagatataactccgtaatagatggatacagtctaaggaaaaaacgtgcctcgaaaatcaagaaaatttgattctcgttcagagggcgctactagttttggcctacagtcgtatagatggcgttgacagtttcgttagttatttaacaattttaacgcatatcagtgaaagaacatgggtcagaatcataaaaataattaatgcaaataaaaaaaatcatttatctatatttaaatacattctatcgtatttttataaatcttcattttagttttaaagtgtgtcgacagatggcagtgaatttactggggttacaaaatttactatgacagtaccgctctagtataagtaactctatggtattcctgactatatttaaagttaaaaatgtcaTATAATGTTTGCTGGATTCGGCTTTGTTTTTGCAAAATAtccatttttgtgtaaaaacgtTTAAGTAAATCACCAGTATAAAACACCTTGTTGACGTATTAACCGTcagaatatttgaatattttctgTCAACTCGCCCTAAGGCACTTTTATACTAGAGAAGCAAacgttatgtatttattatgtatgaaaattaaaaaaaatttaaaaacataattcgACCTTGGTTCAATTTTTTCCCTTTTCTCATGGGCACCGTGTATAAAACATATTCAGCAAATAgaccacaggggcacttttacatgtcaaatttttacaagcaataataatgaggcagaggcaggccaaaaaggagatggcgagacgacctGGACT
This region includes:
- the LOC134751618 gene encoding zinc finger protein OZF-like, translating into MSDICRLCLSFSSDNMRPLTDCDGIVYNSINFKIHIPLNNILPTHICTVCVNKLTEFNNFCLQAQKNQENLLKELKKGKYSLDKFYEHIKNQIKQEKEAIDSVKENEVNSVQIKTEDLNSDCDAHFDSDDDVPLLKTRDSNIEDTLNTNVTKTEIEISETTVSAKIFSCKCLTCFETFISQNKLLNHYNSVHKVKSETKGNQYTQIDNDQKILYKCNKCDKTYDNVRSVNKHAKIHCDENFHCKVCGRTYKTVSEIIRHGRAHNGMKMSCSLGCGFATVYSGALKSHERRHREEFKYKCETCGKSFQVKTWYEQHQNTHTGAKPYTCDMCGMAFHMDRYLKAHCSAVHPGASSKKRYVCVHCSEPCGTMKALTRHLKEHGITSSVLCDLCGKTLSSSEQLAIHRRLHTGVKPYSCSICHKAFAKRSNLKLHHITHSGERAHACTACGKRYSQRSTLHRHMHRHHSSEKKCPKCDATFTTHTELEVHQKICS